One window from the genome of Osmerus mordax isolate fOsmMor3 chromosome 19, fOsmMor3.pri, whole genome shotgun sequence encodes:
- the hyou1 gene encoding hypoxia up-regulated protein 1 isoform X1, with translation MVKMEKMTVCALMCLVLVLLPSHTASVAVMSVDLGSEWMKIAIVKPGVPMEIALNKESRRKTPVAVCLKENERLFGDGALGVSVKNPKFVYRHLQSLLGKKHDNLQVALYQKRFPEHQLLKEENRGTVYFKNLEEMQYTPEELLGMVLNYSCSLAQDFAEQPIKDAVVTVPAFFNQAERRAVLQAAQMAGLKVLQLINDNTAVALNYGVFRRKDINSTAQNVMFFDMGSGSTVATIVTYQTVKTKDAGVQPQLQIRGVGFDRSLGGFEMELRLRDHLAKLFNEQKKSKKDVRENHRAMAKLLKEAQRLKTVLSANAEFMAQVEGLMDDIDFKSKVTRVEFEALCTDLFERVPHTVQEALSSAEMSLDEIEQVILVGGATRVPKVQEVLLKAVGKEELGKNINADEAAAMGAVYQAAALSKAFKVKPFLVRDAAVFPIQVEFTRESKEEDGSKSLKHNKRILFQRMAPYPQRKVITFNRYTDDFAFYINYGDLSFLGQEDLSVFGALNLTTVKLSGVGSSFHKHVDAESKGIKAHFNMDESGVLLLDRVESVFETIMEEKEEESTLTKLGNTISSLFGGGTSEPNANMTEPVQDEEEVPPEPGKEQEERGKTKEEAGQEENQEVKREAEDQPSDALDTDKEKAEEHGANGKSGDPQQDEKEGDKTETKEEEKTAEEEAAEKKVKSQKKAKISEEITVELLVNDIVNPTLDQIDTSKKKLQDLTDRDLEKHEREKTLNSLQAFIFETQDKLYQDEFQAVVSEEEKEEISAKLSQASEWMDEDGYLAATKELREKLSGLKKLCKAMFFRVEERRKWPDRLAALESMLNTSSYFLRSAKLIPEDDQIFSEVELKTLEKVINETTTWKNDTVAEQDKRSPTERPVLLSKDIESKLALLDREVNYLLNKAKFAKPKAKPKPKNSTNSEGSKANGTAEEKVIPQTEESTKESVVPPVEETSTEETIGQDAEPAIQSQILDETSTETPEKERSENHIEDEL, from the exons ATG GTAAAAATGGAGAAGATGACTGTATGTGCTCTCATGTGCCTTGTTTTGGTATTGCTGCCTTCTCACACAG CCTCTGTAGCAGTCATGTCGGTCGACTTGGGTAGTGAATGGATGAAAATAGCAATAGTTAAACCTGGCGTGCCAATGGAAATTGCACTGAACAA GGAATCGAGAAGAAAAACTCCAGttgctgtgtgtttgaaagagaaTGAGCGACTTTTTGGAGATGGTGCATTAGGAGTG tCTGTGAAGAACCCCAAGTTTGTTTACAGACATCTTCAGTCCCTGCTAGGTAAGAAGCATGACAACCTCCAGGTGGCGCTCTACCAAAAACGTTTTCCAGAGCATCAACTACTTAAAGAAGAGAACCGGGGTACCGTTTACTTCAAAAACTTGGA AGAGATGCAGTACACACCAGAGGAgctgctggggatggttttgaaCTATTCATGTAGCTTGGCTCAGGACTTTGCTG AGCAGCCCATTAAAGATGCAGTTGTCACCGTTCCAGCCTTTTTCAATCAGGCAGAGCGTCGGGCCGTCTTGCAGGCCGCCCAGATGGCAGGGCTGAAGGTCCTTCAGCTCATTAACGACAACACAGCCGTGGCCCTGAACTACGGAGTGTTCCGGAGGAAAGACAtcaacagcacagcacag aATGTGATGTTCTTTGACATGGGCTCTGGCAGCACAGTGGCCACCATTGTCACTTACCAGACAGTAAAGACCAAAGACGCAGGCGTTCAGCCACAGCTGCAGATCCGAGGTGTAGG GTTTGACCGCTCACTTGGGGGCTTTGAGATGGAGCTGAGGCTTAGGGACCACCTGGCCAAGCTGTTCAACGAGCAGAAGAAGAGCAAGAAGGACGTACGGGAGAACCACCGCGCCATGGCCAAGCTCCTTAAGGAGGCTCAGAGGCTGAAGACGGTGCTTAGTGCCAATGCTGAATTCATGGCCCAG GTGGAAGGGCTGATGGATGACATTGACTTCAAGTCTAAGGTCACCCGTGTGGAGTTTGAAGCCCTGTGCACCGACCTGTTTGAAAGAGTGCCTCACACTGTGCAGGAGGCTCTCAGCTCTGCTGAAATGTCCCTG GATGAGATTGAGCAGGTCATCCTTGTAGGTGGAGCCACCAGAGTGCCCAAAGTTCAGGAGGTCCTCCTCAAAGCTGTGGGCAA AGAAGAACTGGGAAAGAACATCAACGCAGACGAGGCAGCAGCCATGGGGGCTGTGTACCAGGCGGCTGCTCTCAGCAAGGCCTTCAAGGTCAAACCCTTCCTTGTTCGAGATGCAGCAGTGTTCCCGATTCAG gTGGAGTTCACTCGCGAGTCGAAAGAGGAGGACGGAAGCAAGAGCCTGAAGCACAACAAGCGTATCCTGTTCCAGAGGATGGCGCCCTACCCCCAGCGCAAGGTCATCACCTTCAACCGCTACACTGATGATTTTGCCTTCTACATCAATTATGGAGACTTAAGCTTCCTGGGGCAAGAAGATCTCAG CGTGTTTGGTGCTCTGAACCTGACCACAGTGAAGCTGTCTGGGGTGGGCAGCAGCTTCCACAAACATGTTGATGCAGAGTCCAAGGGCATCAAGGCCCACTTCAACATGGATGAGAGTGGAGTCCTTCTGCTAGACCGG GTTGAGTCCGTTTTTGAGACTATtatggaggagaaagaagaggaatCGACACTGACAA AACTGGGAAATACCATCTCTAGCCTTTTTGGAGGGGGGACATCAGAACCAAACGCAAATATGACCGAGCCAGTTCAA gatgaggaggaggtgcctcCAGAGCCtgggaaggagcaggaggagcgggGCAAGACGAAGGAGGAGGCTGGTCAGGAGGAGAACCAGGAGGTCAAACGGGAGGCTGAGGATCAACCTTCAGATGCACTGGACACAGATAAGGAGAAGGCTGAAGAACACGGAGCCAATGGGAAATCTGGAGATCCTCAG CAGGATGAAAAGGAAGGTGACAAAACAGAAAccaaggaagaggagaaaactGCAGAGGAAGAAGCAGCTGAGAAGAAAGTCAAGTCCCAGAAGAAGGCCAAGATCTCTGAAGAAATTACTGTAGAACTGCTGGTCAACGATATCGTCAACCCTACCCTCGACCAAATCGACACCTCCAAGAAAAA GTTACAAGACCTTACTGACAGAGACCTGGagaaacatgagagagagaagacgctGAACAGTCTGCAGGCTTTCATCTTTGAGACACAG GACAAGCTTTACCAGGACGAGTTCCAGGCGGTGgtgtctgaggaggagaaggaggagatttCAGCCAAGCTAAGTCAGGCCTCTGAGTGGATGGATGAAGATGGCTATTTGGCTGCCACCAAAGAACTGAGGGAGAAACTGTCAGGGTTGAAGAAGCTGTGCAAGGCCATGTTCTTCAGGGTGGAGGAACGCAGAAAGTGGCCTGACCGGCTGGCTGCCCTGGAGAGCATGCTCAACACCTCTTCCTACTTCCTCAG GAGTGCAAAACTCATTCCTGAGGATGACCAGATCTTCAGTGAAGTTGAGCTGAAGACTTTGGAGAAAGTCATCAACGAGACCACA ACATGGAAGAATGACACGGTGGCGGAGCAAGACAAGCGTTCTCCCACAGAAAGGCCTGTCCTGTTGTCCAAAGACATTGAGTCCAAATTGGCCTTGCTGGACCGCGAGGTCAACTATCTGCTCAACAAGGCCAAGTTTGCTAAGCCCAAGGCCAAGCCTAAACCCAAGAACAGCACCAATTCAGAAGGCAGCAAAGCTAACGGTACTGCTGAAGAGAAAGTAATTCCTCAAACGGAGGAAAGCACAAAAG AAAGTGTTGTGCCACCGGTTGAGGAGACATCCACCGAAGAGACTATCGGACAGGATGCAGAGCCAGCCATACAATCACAGATTTTGGATGAAACGAGTACAG AAACACCTGAGAAAGAACGATCCGAAAACCACATAGAGGATGAATTATAA
- the hyou1 gene encoding hypoxia up-regulated protein 1 isoform X2: MVKMEKMTVCALMCLVLVLLPSHTASVAVMSVDLGSEWMKIAIVKPGVPMEIALNKESRRKTPVAVCLKENERLFGDGALGVSVKNPKFVYRHLQSLLGKKHDNLQVALYQKRFPEHQLLKEENRGTVYFKNLEEMQYTPEELLGMVLNYSCSLAQDFAEQPIKDAVVTVPAFFNQAERRAVLQAAQMAGLKVLQLINDNTAVALNYGVFRRKDINSTAQNVMFFDMGSGSTVATIVTYQTVKTKDAGVQPQLQIRGVGFDRSLGGFEMELRLRDHLAKLFNEQKKSKKDVRENHRAMAKLLKEAQRLKTVLSANAEFMAQVEGLMDDIDFKSKVTRVEFEALCTDLFERVPHTVQEALSSAEMSLDEIEQVILVGGATRVPKVQEVLLKAVGKEELGKNINADEAAAMGAVYQAAALSKAFKVKPFLVRDAAVFPIQVEFTRESKEEDGSKSLKHNKRILFQRMAPYPQRKVITFNRYTDDFAFYINYGDLSFLGQEDLSVFGALNLTTVKLSGVGSSFHKHVDAESKGIKAHFNMDESGVLLLDRVESVFETIMEEKEEESTLTKLGNTISSLFGGGTSEPNANMTEPVQDEEEVPPEPGKEQEERGKTKEEAGQEENQEVKREAEDQPSDALDTDKEKAEEHGANGKSGDPQDEKEGDKTETKEEEKTAEEEAAEKKVKSQKKAKISEEITVELLVNDIVNPTLDQIDTSKKKLQDLTDRDLEKHEREKTLNSLQAFIFETQDKLYQDEFQAVVSEEEKEEISAKLSQASEWMDEDGYLAATKELREKLSGLKKLCKAMFFRVEERRKWPDRLAALESMLNTSSYFLRSAKLIPEDDQIFSEVELKTLEKVINETTTWKNDTVAEQDKRSPTERPVLLSKDIESKLALLDREVNYLLNKAKFAKPKAKPKPKNSTNSEGSKANGTAEEKVIPQTEESTKESVVPPVEETSTEETIGQDAEPAIQSQILDETSTETPEKERSENHIEDEL; this comes from the exons ATG GTAAAAATGGAGAAGATGACTGTATGTGCTCTCATGTGCCTTGTTTTGGTATTGCTGCCTTCTCACACAG CCTCTGTAGCAGTCATGTCGGTCGACTTGGGTAGTGAATGGATGAAAATAGCAATAGTTAAACCTGGCGTGCCAATGGAAATTGCACTGAACAA GGAATCGAGAAGAAAAACTCCAGttgctgtgtgtttgaaagagaaTGAGCGACTTTTTGGAGATGGTGCATTAGGAGTG tCTGTGAAGAACCCCAAGTTTGTTTACAGACATCTTCAGTCCCTGCTAGGTAAGAAGCATGACAACCTCCAGGTGGCGCTCTACCAAAAACGTTTTCCAGAGCATCAACTACTTAAAGAAGAGAACCGGGGTACCGTTTACTTCAAAAACTTGGA AGAGATGCAGTACACACCAGAGGAgctgctggggatggttttgaaCTATTCATGTAGCTTGGCTCAGGACTTTGCTG AGCAGCCCATTAAAGATGCAGTTGTCACCGTTCCAGCCTTTTTCAATCAGGCAGAGCGTCGGGCCGTCTTGCAGGCCGCCCAGATGGCAGGGCTGAAGGTCCTTCAGCTCATTAACGACAACACAGCCGTGGCCCTGAACTACGGAGTGTTCCGGAGGAAAGACAtcaacagcacagcacag aATGTGATGTTCTTTGACATGGGCTCTGGCAGCACAGTGGCCACCATTGTCACTTACCAGACAGTAAAGACCAAAGACGCAGGCGTTCAGCCACAGCTGCAGATCCGAGGTGTAGG GTTTGACCGCTCACTTGGGGGCTTTGAGATGGAGCTGAGGCTTAGGGACCACCTGGCCAAGCTGTTCAACGAGCAGAAGAAGAGCAAGAAGGACGTACGGGAGAACCACCGCGCCATGGCCAAGCTCCTTAAGGAGGCTCAGAGGCTGAAGACGGTGCTTAGTGCCAATGCTGAATTCATGGCCCAG GTGGAAGGGCTGATGGATGACATTGACTTCAAGTCTAAGGTCACCCGTGTGGAGTTTGAAGCCCTGTGCACCGACCTGTTTGAAAGAGTGCCTCACACTGTGCAGGAGGCTCTCAGCTCTGCTGAAATGTCCCTG GATGAGATTGAGCAGGTCATCCTTGTAGGTGGAGCCACCAGAGTGCCCAAAGTTCAGGAGGTCCTCCTCAAAGCTGTGGGCAA AGAAGAACTGGGAAAGAACATCAACGCAGACGAGGCAGCAGCCATGGGGGCTGTGTACCAGGCGGCTGCTCTCAGCAAGGCCTTCAAGGTCAAACCCTTCCTTGTTCGAGATGCAGCAGTGTTCCCGATTCAG gTGGAGTTCACTCGCGAGTCGAAAGAGGAGGACGGAAGCAAGAGCCTGAAGCACAACAAGCGTATCCTGTTCCAGAGGATGGCGCCCTACCCCCAGCGCAAGGTCATCACCTTCAACCGCTACACTGATGATTTTGCCTTCTACATCAATTATGGAGACTTAAGCTTCCTGGGGCAAGAAGATCTCAG CGTGTTTGGTGCTCTGAACCTGACCACAGTGAAGCTGTCTGGGGTGGGCAGCAGCTTCCACAAACATGTTGATGCAGAGTCCAAGGGCATCAAGGCCCACTTCAACATGGATGAGAGTGGAGTCCTTCTGCTAGACCGG GTTGAGTCCGTTTTTGAGACTATtatggaggagaaagaagaggaatCGACACTGACAA AACTGGGAAATACCATCTCTAGCCTTTTTGGAGGGGGGACATCAGAACCAAACGCAAATATGACCGAGCCAGTTCAA gatgaggaggaggtgcctcCAGAGCCtgggaaggagcaggaggagcgggGCAAGACGAAGGAGGAGGCTGGTCAGGAGGAGAACCAGGAGGTCAAACGGGAGGCTGAGGATCAACCTTCAGATGCACTGGACACAGATAAGGAGAAGGCTGAAGAACACGGAGCCAATGGGAAATCTGGAGATCCTCAG GATGAAAAGGAAGGTGACAAAACAGAAAccaaggaagaggagaaaactGCAGAGGAAGAAGCAGCTGAGAAGAAAGTCAAGTCCCAGAAGAAGGCCAAGATCTCTGAAGAAATTACTGTAGAACTGCTGGTCAACGATATCGTCAACCCTACCCTCGACCAAATCGACACCTCCAAGAAAAA GTTACAAGACCTTACTGACAGAGACCTGGagaaacatgagagagagaagacgctGAACAGTCTGCAGGCTTTCATCTTTGAGACACAG GACAAGCTTTACCAGGACGAGTTCCAGGCGGTGgtgtctgaggaggagaaggaggagatttCAGCCAAGCTAAGTCAGGCCTCTGAGTGGATGGATGAAGATGGCTATTTGGCTGCCACCAAAGAACTGAGGGAGAAACTGTCAGGGTTGAAGAAGCTGTGCAAGGCCATGTTCTTCAGGGTGGAGGAACGCAGAAAGTGGCCTGACCGGCTGGCTGCCCTGGAGAGCATGCTCAACACCTCTTCCTACTTCCTCAG GAGTGCAAAACTCATTCCTGAGGATGACCAGATCTTCAGTGAAGTTGAGCTGAAGACTTTGGAGAAAGTCATCAACGAGACCACA ACATGGAAGAATGACACGGTGGCGGAGCAAGACAAGCGTTCTCCCACAGAAAGGCCTGTCCTGTTGTCCAAAGACATTGAGTCCAAATTGGCCTTGCTGGACCGCGAGGTCAACTATCTGCTCAACAAGGCCAAGTTTGCTAAGCCCAAGGCCAAGCCTAAACCCAAGAACAGCACCAATTCAGAAGGCAGCAAAGCTAACGGTACTGCTGAAGAGAAAGTAATTCCTCAAACGGAGGAAAGCACAAAAG AAAGTGTTGTGCCACCGGTTGAGGAGACATCCACCGAAGAGACTATCGGACAGGATGCAGAGCCAGCCATACAATCACAGATTTTGGATGAAACGAGTACAG AAACACCTGAGAAAGAACGATCCGAAAACCACATAGAGGATGAATTATAA
- the hyou1 gene encoding hypoxia up-regulated protein 1 isoform X3: MMTVCALMCLVLVLLPSHTASVAVMSVDLGSEWMKIAIVKPGVPMEIALNKESRRKTPVAVCLKENERLFGDGALGVSVKNPKFVYRHLQSLLGKKHDNLQVALYQKRFPEHQLLKEENRGTVYFKNLEEMQYTPEELLGMVLNYSCSLAQDFAEQPIKDAVVTVPAFFNQAERRAVLQAAQMAGLKVLQLINDNTAVALNYGVFRRKDINSTAQNVMFFDMGSGSTVATIVTYQTVKTKDAGVQPQLQIRGVGFDRSLGGFEMELRLRDHLAKLFNEQKKSKKDVRENHRAMAKLLKEAQRLKTVLSANAEFMAQVEGLMDDIDFKSKVTRVEFEALCTDLFERVPHTVQEALSSAEMSLDEIEQVILVGGATRVPKVQEVLLKAVGKEELGKNINADEAAAMGAVYQAAALSKAFKVKPFLVRDAAVFPIQVEFTRESKEEDGSKSLKHNKRILFQRMAPYPQRKVITFNRYTDDFAFYINYGDLSFLGQEDLSVFGALNLTTVKLSGVGSSFHKHVDAESKGIKAHFNMDESGVLLLDRVESVFETIMEEKEEESTLTKLGNTISSLFGGGTSEPNANMTEPVQDEEEVPPEPGKEQEERGKTKEEAGQEENQEVKREAEDQPSDALDTDKEKAEEHGANGKSGDPQQDEKEGDKTETKEEEKTAEEEAAEKKVKSQKKAKISEEITVELLVNDIVNPTLDQIDTSKKKLQDLTDRDLEKHEREKTLNSLQAFIFETQDKLYQDEFQAVVSEEEKEEISAKLSQASEWMDEDGYLAATKELREKLSGLKKLCKAMFFRVEERRKWPDRLAALESMLNTSSYFLRSAKLIPEDDQIFSEVELKTLEKVINETTTWKNDTVAEQDKRSPTERPVLLSKDIESKLALLDREVNYLLNKAKFAKPKAKPKPKNSTNSEGSKANGTAEEKVIPQTEESTKESVVPPVEETSTEETIGQDAEPAIQSQILDETSTETPEKERSENHIEDEL; encoded by the exons ATGACTGTATGTGCTCTCATGTGCCTTGTTTTGGTATTGCTGCCTTCTCACACAG CCTCTGTAGCAGTCATGTCGGTCGACTTGGGTAGTGAATGGATGAAAATAGCAATAGTTAAACCTGGCGTGCCAATGGAAATTGCACTGAACAA GGAATCGAGAAGAAAAACTCCAGttgctgtgtgtttgaaagagaaTGAGCGACTTTTTGGAGATGGTGCATTAGGAGTG tCTGTGAAGAACCCCAAGTTTGTTTACAGACATCTTCAGTCCCTGCTAGGTAAGAAGCATGACAACCTCCAGGTGGCGCTCTACCAAAAACGTTTTCCAGAGCATCAACTACTTAAAGAAGAGAACCGGGGTACCGTTTACTTCAAAAACTTGGA AGAGATGCAGTACACACCAGAGGAgctgctggggatggttttgaaCTATTCATGTAGCTTGGCTCAGGACTTTGCTG AGCAGCCCATTAAAGATGCAGTTGTCACCGTTCCAGCCTTTTTCAATCAGGCAGAGCGTCGGGCCGTCTTGCAGGCCGCCCAGATGGCAGGGCTGAAGGTCCTTCAGCTCATTAACGACAACACAGCCGTGGCCCTGAACTACGGAGTGTTCCGGAGGAAAGACAtcaacagcacagcacag aATGTGATGTTCTTTGACATGGGCTCTGGCAGCACAGTGGCCACCATTGTCACTTACCAGACAGTAAAGACCAAAGACGCAGGCGTTCAGCCACAGCTGCAGATCCGAGGTGTAGG GTTTGACCGCTCACTTGGGGGCTTTGAGATGGAGCTGAGGCTTAGGGACCACCTGGCCAAGCTGTTCAACGAGCAGAAGAAGAGCAAGAAGGACGTACGGGAGAACCACCGCGCCATGGCCAAGCTCCTTAAGGAGGCTCAGAGGCTGAAGACGGTGCTTAGTGCCAATGCTGAATTCATGGCCCAG GTGGAAGGGCTGATGGATGACATTGACTTCAAGTCTAAGGTCACCCGTGTGGAGTTTGAAGCCCTGTGCACCGACCTGTTTGAAAGAGTGCCTCACACTGTGCAGGAGGCTCTCAGCTCTGCTGAAATGTCCCTG GATGAGATTGAGCAGGTCATCCTTGTAGGTGGAGCCACCAGAGTGCCCAAAGTTCAGGAGGTCCTCCTCAAAGCTGTGGGCAA AGAAGAACTGGGAAAGAACATCAACGCAGACGAGGCAGCAGCCATGGGGGCTGTGTACCAGGCGGCTGCTCTCAGCAAGGCCTTCAAGGTCAAACCCTTCCTTGTTCGAGATGCAGCAGTGTTCCCGATTCAG gTGGAGTTCACTCGCGAGTCGAAAGAGGAGGACGGAAGCAAGAGCCTGAAGCACAACAAGCGTATCCTGTTCCAGAGGATGGCGCCCTACCCCCAGCGCAAGGTCATCACCTTCAACCGCTACACTGATGATTTTGCCTTCTACATCAATTATGGAGACTTAAGCTTCCTGGGGCAAGAAGATCTCAG CGTGTTTGGTGCTCTGAACCTGACCACAGTGAAGCTGTCTGGGGTGGGCAGCAGCTTCCACAAACATGTTGATGCAGAGTCCAAGGGCATCAAGGCCCACTTCAACATGGATGAGAGTGGAGTCCTTCTGCTAGACCGG GTTGAGTCCGTTTTTGAGACTATtatggaggagaaagaagaggaatCGACACTGACAA AACTGGGAAATACCATCTCTAGCCTTTTTGGAGGGGGGACATCAGAACCAAACGCAAATATGACCGAGCCAGTTCAA gatgaggaggaggtgcctcCAGAGCCtgggaaggagcaggaggagcgggGCAAGACGAAGGAGGAGGCTGGTCAGGAGGAGAACCAGGAGGTCAAACGGGAGGCTGAGGATCAACCTTCAGATGCACTGGACACAGATAAGGAGAAGGCTGAAGAACACGGAGCCAATGGGAAATCTGGAGATCCTCAG CAGGATGAAAAGGAAGGTGACAAAACAGAAAccaaggaagaggagaaaactGCAGAGGAAGAAGCAGCTGAGAAGAAAGTCAAGTCCCAGAAGAAGGCCAAGATCTCTGAAGAAATTACTGTAGAACTGCTGGTCAACGATATCGTCAACCCTACCCTCGACCAAATCGACACCTCCAAGAAAAA GTTACAAGACCTTACTGACAGAGACCTGGagaaacatgagagagagaagacgctGAACAGTCTGCAGGCTTTCATCTTTGAGACACAG GACAAGCTTTACCAGGACGAGTTCCAGGCGGTGgtgtctgaggaggagaaggaggagatttCAGCCAAGCTAAGTCAGGCCTCTGAGTGGATGGATGAAGATGGCTATTTGGCTGCCACCAAAGAACTGAGGGAGAAACTGTCAGGGTTGAAGAAGCTGTGCAAGGCCATGTTCTTCAGGGTGGAGGAACGCAGAAAGTGGCCTGACCGGCTGGCTGCCCTGGAGAGCATGCTCAACACCTCTTCCTACTTCCTCAG GAGTGCAAAACTCATTCCTGAGGATGACCAGATCTTCAGTGAAGTTGAGCTGAAGACTTTGGAGAAAGTCATCAACGAGACCACA ACATGGAAGAATGACACGGTGGCGGAGCAAGACAAGCGTTCTCCCACAGAAAGGCCTGTCCTGTTGTCCAAAGACATTGAGTCCAAATTGGCCTTGCTGGACCGCGAGGTCAACTATCTGCTCAACAAGGCCAAGTTTGCTAAGCCCAAGGCCAAGCCTAAACCCAAGAACAGCACCAATTCAGAAGGCAGCAAAGCTAACGGTACTGCTGAAGAGAAAGTAATTCCTCAAACGGAGGAAAGCACAAAAG AAAGTGTTGTGCCACCGGTTGAGGAGACATCCACCGAAGAGACTATCGGACAGGATGCAGAGCCAGCCATACAATCACAGATTTTGGATGAAACGAGTACAG AAACACCTGAGAAAGAACGATCCGAAAACCACATAGAGGATGAATTATAA